ATCATCTGGATCATCTGGGTACGCCGATGGCGGTGACTGACGGCGCGAAGGATGTTGTCTGGAGCAGTGATTATTATCCGTTTGGGTCGCTGTATGATGAGCAGGTGGTGCAGAGCAACGAGTTGCGTTTTCCGGGTCAGTATCATGACCGGGAGAGTGATTTGTATTACAATTGGCACCGTTATTACGAGCCTGAGTTGGGGCGGTATGTGACGCCGGACCCGCTGGGTCTGGGGGCTGGGGACGTGAATCTGTATCGGTATGTATATGGAAATCCTGCAAACTACAGTGATCCAACCGGAATGCAACCTTTCCATCCCAGCGAGGTAGATATGGAGTGGCCAACTTCTGATTCACAAGACTCCGAAGAGAAATGCGAGGAGCCTAAGTGTGACCGTTCTTGGGGCTGGTGTTACACGAGGTGCATTGGGACCCTTGCCCCGGGATTTGAAGGATTTTTCATTGGGTCACAGTTATTGTCCAATGTTCCGTACACGGTGAAGCCGCTAATCGTTTCGCCGAATCGTGTTATCTTCGTTGAAAAGCCGCATGTATTCGCAAAATTACTTCCACGCACCTGGGGTCTTGCCGCTAAAGTATCGAAAGTCGCGAGGCCGATTCAGGCTGTTGCTTTTTCGTGGGTCGCAGGATCGTCCTACGGATGTATGTTGAGTTGCGCGCTTGATCCGTGCAGTTATTGAGGAGAAGCGAAATGCAGGTTATTCCTCTCATATGTGCCGTCTGTGGCGTAGAGCTCACGTCAGAAGAGGGCATAATATGCTCTCGGTGCGGCAGATTTGTTTGCCTTGAGCACGCAGAAAGAAGAGAAAAGGATGAGTTTGTCTGTATTCAATGCTTCAGTCAAGATGAGGGAAATCGAGGTGAATCGGAGTTGCCTTAGGCAAGGGTCTCCAGGGTTGCATGGCGAACACAAGTGATCGCATTTTACCAGGTGACCGACGGCGCGAAGGACATCGTGTGGAGCAGTGATTATTATCCGTTTGGGTCGCTGTATGATGAGCAGGTGGTGCAGAGCAACGAGTTGCGTTTCCCGGGTCAGTACCATGACCGAGAGAGTGATTTGTATTACAATTGGCACCGGTATTACGAGCCGCAGTTGGGGCGGTATGTGACGCCGGACCCGCTGGGGATTGGCGCCGGGGATGTGAATTTGTACAGGTATGTAGTGGGCAACCCGCTTAGCTCTGCGGATCCAAGTGGTATGATTCTAGAGTGGATATTCGACGATCCGAATGAGAGAGCCGCCCACAAGGATGAGGCGACAACGTGTAAAGAGTTCGTGGAGTGGGCTCGGGCGTTCGATTATTCGTGGGACGAGGCAATGCACTCGGGTGATACA
This genomic stretch from Candidatus Zixiibacteriota bacterium harbors:
- a CDS encoding RHS repeat-associated core domain-containing protein, with translation VYNIVVDDEKPGQPGTPVDRSETESSGGGSGDVVLEGQPGSGTTIVYKFLYYHLDHLGTPMAVTDGAKDVVWSSDYYPFGSLYDEQVVQSNELRFPGQYHDRESDLYYNWHRYYEPELGRYVTPDPLGLGAGDVNLYRYVYGNPANYSDPTGMQPFHPSEVDMEWPTSDSQDSEEKCEEPKCDRSWGWCYTRCIGTLAPGFEGFFIGSQLLSNVPYTVKPLIVSPNRVIFVEKPHVFAKLLPRTWGLAAKVSKVARPIQAVAFSWVAGSSYGCMLSCALDPCSY
- a CDS encoding RHS repeat-associated core domain-containing protein, with the translated sequence MIAFYQVTDGAKDIVWSSDYYPFGSLYDEQVVQSNELRFPGQYHDRESDLYYNWHRYYEPQLGRYVTPDPLGIGAGDVNLYRYVVGNPLSSADPSGMILEWIFDDPNERAAHKDEATTCKEFVEWARAFDYSWDEAMHSGDTQDRWNESAAGPMQGCRYMIDPANPNQVIDMRHFLVVGKHGGELAGLVNEVLQGLETELAGTFVGDWFDLHRHSGIFDAQDFLSNTLGAEFYYFRLSVWGNDFPSQLEAWCKERAKLRKCE